The DNA region TGCTGTGACGCTGTGGCTGTGACTGCCCTGCAGGGGATCAGTGCAGGTGTCATCAGTaacctctcctgctcctgggagggaCTGACCTGCATCTTCTCATCTTCTGCACATTAAACTGGAGCTTCTAAATCTGCGTGGGCAAAAAACCCAGCTTTCCCTTTTAATGGCTTGTTGTAAGTGCATGTGATTCCCAGAAATGATTTCCCACTTCTGGGAACTCTCCCTGGAATTCTCCAAGACTGTGAAATAGTTTGGATGCAAGAGATCTACACACACTACAAccatttttcatttgctgtggTGACCTGACCTTTTATAATGTAGTTTGtacctgcaaaaaaacccctgtgttTTTTATAGTTTAAGTTCACTTAATATTTATCTTCCACATCTGTGGGCAGGAAGTTAGCAATTAAACCAGCAAAAAGCCATTTTCCCAGATACAATTCCAGAAAACAAGACACCAATCCCAAATCCTATTGAAAATCTGATTCTGACGTTCTTGCCTGTACAGcaggtgctgcttctgcttcaggAGAAGGTCAGTAAATAAACCAGTAAATAAAGAAATCACCTGCTGGGTGTTAACTGTGAGGCACATTTAACATGACCCCAGTGCTGAATTCTGAGCTTGGCATTCAAAACCAACACAATGCAAGGAGGAGAAGTTTTAATTAAGACCTGCTGAGTGCCAGGTGGTGTGAATTAGACAAATTAAAGCAATCTTTACACAAAGTAAACCCACCTGTGCTGTCTGGAATATGCACTCACCTGGTTTATTCACAGAAGTGACCACAGGAAGACTTTGCTGAAACTTGTAAGTGTGCAGCCTGTTTCTGTCAGTGTTGGAAACAGGATTTATCCCATCAGCCCAGAATTCAGACAGAGGAGTTTAACACAGGCTGTGTGAGATGTGCTGTGATGTCTGTTGGTCCCCATTTCTGCACGAGTTTCAGAGCATACAAGGGCAGCACTGAGTTCCAGAGAAACTCCTGTAATCCCAGCTGCTCCCGTTTACACTGATGGGAAGAGATTTACACCTCTTTTGGCAACTGCCTTCTGTGTGTAGTGTTACCCAGGTCACTATTtctaatttcctttatttccttcatctgctgttttttcagcattttggcTTTTTGAGGGTCTGCCACTcaccaggctggagctcagtCCATGGAGCTGGAGAATCTGGAACACCCTGAGCCTTGGAGGGTTTTAGATTTTACTGGTGATGTGACAGAGAAAAAGGGGCTGTCTTCCTCTTCTACAAACACATTTTATGTGCATGTTTCCATGAGGGATGAGATCTAAGAGGTCCATATGCAGCTCCTTCAAGAGCCTTTTGAAGTGTTTGTCcacacagtggaaaaaaaaaaaaaaaaaggagaaacaaatggaacattttctgttcttcagcAACTTCCAAcattttttattccttgctTCACCCATTCTGGTAAAGTTAGAGAGTTTTGCAACATGTTTTAGTACTGAAACAATGTGACTTTAAATCATCCTGACCTTACAGAATTACAATCTTTGCTTAGATTCAGCGTTCTTTGCAAATACTTGGTTTATGACAGGAAAGTGCTACAGAAACAGGTGAATATCTGTTCACTGTACCAACAAAAAGGCAAGAATGTGCTGCTGTAAATACTTTTCCAGTGAAGAAGCAGGACATGAACTGTTCAGAGCAGCGTCCTCACACTGCATTCAGTGAGACACTGAAAGTACTCAGGAAACATTACAAGAGATGAATCAACAATCCTGACAGTGCAGGGGGATTGCAGTGCTCTGCAAACAGAGGGaacacaacaacaaaatctgactgcacagcagctgtgggctctcagagctgctgctgggacagggagcagggaaggatttGGCCAGGAAGTCATTctgacagccctgcaggaacCTGGGAGAAAGGAACACCAGGTTTTGTTTGTACAATTTCtgatttgaaaaacaaacaatctTAAAAACCTGACTAGTCCCTAAGTGAATTGATCTTTGTGTGTAAGTTGACTTTGGTTTAAAACAATTAATTGGGTTATGTTTTCCAAGCTTATGTGTTATAACAAAtaacacaaatattttccaaggTATCTTTGGGATGAAAACTTTGGAagtattttacaaaaataacaaaaaataaattaatttttaaactaaCAGCTATAAAATCCACGAACCAAACAACAAATAACATTGACATGAGATGAAATATATTACATTAAAGGCCAGTTAATTACCACAGAGGTATGAGGCTTCAAGTAAATTAGGAGGCACTTTTTGGCTGAGCAGTAGTCACTGATTCAGTGTTAAGTCCCAACTCACAGAAACACATGAAACAAAACTGCTAAAGCTTTCTAAGGTTCTAAATTCCTAAAAtaggggaggggaggggaggggaggggaggggaggggaggggaggggaggggaggggaggggaggggaggggaggggaggggaggggaggggaggggaggggaggggaggggaggggaggggaggggaggggagggagaggcatATAGAAAGGCAAAGAGCAAGAAGACCACAGAGGGCAGCCAGGTCTGCTGCTTCCCCTCCAGGACTATGGAGTTCCAACACACTTAAGGCTTcacacagcagagaggagcaataAACCTCCAGGGACATGGGAAAACAGACaccaggaaaggcagcagcaggtcagATGAGAGCAAGTCCAAAGGGGAACAGGTTGAACTCCTCTCTGATTGAAGGGAGCGTTCAGTACTTGCAGCATTCCAGGCATTGATACATGTTGTGCTCTGGCCAGCCCACGCGGAATGGACTGAGTGACCCCAGCACCACGATCTGGAATTCTCAAGATCCTCAACACCTAAAAGCTCAATCTTCCAGCAAACAAAAGGAGGTGCTGTCGTGGAGGGATTTAAGTACCAGTACATGAATAGGTTACAATGAAATATTGCTATTAAAGTCCCTAACATAACATAGAGGAAGACAGTAAAGGGTAACTCCAGCCATAAATTACATATTTAGAAGCATTATAAAAAGCATTATTGATGTTTTATATAATTAAACACATGTACTACTGATAAGCATACCTAATAGAGGTTAAAAAATTTAGAAGGCAGCACTTTGTGGCACGCCTGTAAAGCACAGTGTGTTTTGGGCAAGAaaagcacagcactgagtgGTCCCTAAGAAATCCTGTGGCCTCAAGGAGGTGCGAAGTTCTCCAGCCGGAAGACCAGGTCTACAGCAGCATCCACGTCGGGCACAATGTGGTCTGGCTCCACCAAGGCAGGGTCGAAGCCGAAATCCCTGTGCCCGTGGAACACGTTCTCGGCGGTGCTGTCCCTGCCGGGCAGGGCCACCTCGCTGTGGGGGTCGTACACGCCGGTGCAGACCAGCACGGAGCTGCAGCGGGCAGCGGCTGCGGCAGCCAGCTCGCTCTCCCAGCcggggccaggctgctggggctgtgcccgccgggcaggggctgtgcccgcCGCAGCCTGGGCCGGCAGGGGAGCTCGGGGGCCGCTCCCGGAGCTCTCCTGCAGGTAGCGGTTGTACAGGTTGGCTCCGTACACGTCCGTCATCACATTGTCCCTGCAAACCAGAAACTCAGTCAGcacctcagctgcagctgtcaAAGGCATCCAAGGTTTCCATCTAACAGCTCATTGTACACTTTACACCACTTGGTGTGGAATCAGGCAGACAGGGAGAAGGCCAACCCCTCAGCTATTTTATTGCACTGTTTTCATGAAGCATGGCAGGATAAAAATGAATCACTCCCCATATTGGGgcaaggggagagaaaatcaaGGTATGAGCAGCCCATGAAGGAGCTTGCTATATTGCCAAAGATCTTGAAGATTCTGAAACAGTCTTTAGTACAATGCAGCtttatctttttctctgaaaaggaTTCCATGATGTGGCAGCACGTGCAGAAGCATATGACCAAGCTAAATGACCTCAGAGATAAATTCTAGCTCTGCAGCCTCTAACTGTCCTTTGCTCAAAGGCAGTTGGTGTTACACCACTAAACCCAACAGAATAAACACCCAGGCAAACCCTTTTTGTGAGATTCACACAGcctattacagaaaaaaaaactaaataaaaaatcagGAGAAATCTTAGTTGCATATAAAACACCTTTTGTGCTCCTGTAGAAATTACACATAAAAAGAGCAAAGCATCATTAATCTTTAAGATTAGAAACATCATAAAAAGTATACCATAGCACCAAGAAAGTTAGATGGTCTTAATGGTAGGAGAAACAAGCTGGTAAGTGTTGTGTGTTTTTCTTGGCTGGCATTTACACTGTGAGTAATTTCCTGGTCTATTGGAGGGTCTGGGATCTCCTGCTGTACCTGTGGGGCTCAGCACAGCTTACCCCACAGCATAGAGTGTTTGGatgggctgctcccagctcctctgcagggcctgggccCGGATCAGGTGCTCTGCATACTGGTATGTCAGCCTGCTGGGTTTGCCCATCAGCGCCTCGTACTTCAGGTCTTTGCCAGTGATCTTCTTGTAAATGTTTTCCAAACAAACCATGAACGTTCCATGCCCAAACCTACACAGATATAAATCCAAACCATGAACTTTCCATCCCCAAACCTACACAGATATAAATCCAAACTATGAACGTTCCATGCCCAAACCTACACAGATATAAATCCAAACCATGAACTTTCCATGCCCAAACCTACACAGATATAAATCCAAACCATGAAAGCTCTGTGTCCAAACCTACACAGATATAAATCCAAACCATGAACGTTCCATGCCCAAACCTACACAGATATAAATCCAAACCATGAACTTTCCATGCCCAAGCCTACACAGATATAAATCCAAACCATGAACTTTCCATGCCCAAACCTACACAGATATAAATCCAAACCATGAACTTTCCATCCCCAAACCTACACAGATATAAATCCAAACCATGAACTTTCCATGCCCAAACCTACACAGATATACAACCAAACCATGATCATTCTGTGTCCAAACCTATACAGGTATAAATGTTCCATTCCCAAACCTACACAGGTATAATACCAAATCAAATCACATTAAGCACAGATTTTAAACATCAAACAaggcttttttatttcattattttttaggAATAAATAGTGTCCTATAACTTTCAAATTCTGCTCAGCATGCAACATTTCTGCAGCTGGTTCACTGAAAATTAAGTGCTGATTAGCTGAACAACTGacaccacaaaaaacccacattacTGGGATGGCACAACAGATttatctaattttaaaattgctcACTGGAGGTATCCTGGCTGCCTTACTGCAGCCTGAAGCCATCACACATCTATCTTCTCCAGTGTGCTAATTAGAGATGGCCTCTGCTTCCAAAGACTGGTACCTGAGCAGATCTTTGACCCAGGACTGAGGCAGCAACCAAGTCACAGGAACAAGTTTCTATTTCAAATTACAGActgaggggaagggaggggaaacAAACCTATTAAAGAAGTACCTTCTATTGaaagcaaaatcaaacaaaaccacTCTAAGAGGTCCTGGCACCTTGTTCTGCACGTTCTACTTGTTTTTCCTTGTGTTCCTTAAAGAGCTCCCTGCATTGTCCTCAGCTCAGAACCACTCACTGCTTTCAATCAGCAGGGTCAGCTCTTTACCCtaccaggaaaagagaaatgccaAAGAGGGTCCTAATGAAATGAAACAATGGCCCtgataattttttcatttttgccttTGAACCGAGGCTCTGAGGccctcaggaaaaaaactctCTTTTCTCCATTGTTCTGGGACTGAGGAAACCAAAGGTTTAGAGCTTAAAGGCAGCTTTTCTCTTGAGAAGTGATTTCCTGGATGCAACAAtgcagccagagccaggcagcaTTAGCTGAAAGTGCATTAGGGATGTTGCATTCAAAGCCAAGCCATGAAGCATTCTGTATTCAAGTGCTGACTCTGAATCCTgctggaaaaaggaggaagccccaaataaatcccaagGATACGAATAGAGCACTTACCTTGGGGACTGTGCCTCAGCCACCCACATCAGGTCCATGTTACAGGCCAGCACAGGGATGTGACGGTAGCTTTCCTGCCCATAGGGATTTCCAGGATAGCCACTGGTCAGCAGAACATCAATTATCAGCTGCAGGCTGGTTTCCCATCTGACTGGCTCCCCAAACAGCACCACAGCTGTGAGAAGCACAGGCACAGAACAGTCATGGAATTGTCAACACGGCACTGAGTCTCTGACACTGGGCCTAAAACTTGGCCTAAGGAGTCTGAACAAGTCATTTAATATAACCAGGAACTGATCAAACAGTCTCATTAATTTAGGGGCCTAATATATCACATGCACATCCAGTCACAGAAATCTCAGCAGTAACAAGACCCCACTGCAAAATCTACAGGTTTAGGAATTTTACTTGGCAGGTGAAGTTTCTCTAGAAATTACAATATTAACTTCTAAACTGTATTTCTAAGTCTTCCATAACTTATGAGTTCCCTGTTTACGTGCAGCATTTAAATACAACACCAGAGATGTTGATTTCCTAATCTCAGAGCACAATTTGgatgttgtttttaaaaattgctttggtCTCCAGCAATAATCTGACATGGGTATTTTTAAATCCCAAGGTCCAGTTTCTACTCTCCTGTAGTCCAGATGAGAGGAGAATGAACACAAGACCTTTCTCACACTACAGCTGCATTCTGACTACTTGTAAGAACAAGATCAATTATTTCTGGATAATGAACATCAGCTGATTCCTCATTTTTTTGAAAGGAGGGCAACAATAGCCTGttaaaaacagatgaaaaggaaaggagaccTCATATACCCTTCAAACTTCAAAACTCAGTGGCTGAAAACTGCACACATTAAAAAACAGCTTTACAACACATGATGCTTTCAAATGAATGACAGATGTCATTAACAAGGAAATTTTAGGATTGTCTCAGACAAATTTTCAAAGTGCCCAACAATctaaaagtaatttctgaaaataaaataaaataaaataaaataataaagatatttcatttattaatgGATAAATGCAAGTTAAATAAAGATAACTGACCCTCAATCTTGGGAAGCTCCACAGCAGATGGGGACTGCAATAAGAAAAAAGTGACAATTTTCTACAAGGTGAAACAtcaatttttaacaaaataaatagcTGCCTCCTGCCACTCCAGGAGGAAATGCACTCTCTATTGGTATATTCCTGATGTCAGTTCACTCAAAAACTTTTGTTTCCTCTCTGAAGTGACAtctctggcacagggacagctgtgaCTGTGCTGTACCTGCCCCtgcctcctgcttctcctcagcagctctggagctttTTAACTCCAgttgttaaaattatttgtgttgTGATTTGACTTGTTTAAATTACTTGTTTAATTAGTTGTTTTAACTACTTGTGTATAAAAGTATGGTGTTTATTTTTCCACAGGAGTAAGAGGCCTCCAGCAGTACCAAGACatttgaaaatcagattttgagatgtttttctttaacAGTTCTAATAAAGAATGCACTGTATAACATGTAATATATTTGCTAAACAATTAAGAGTCTGCACTTCATTATTTACTCCCTGTGGTGACAAACACTTGAACAGGCTCTTgaccttccccatccccatggGTGAGGAGCCCAGCAAAAGGTGCCACAGCTGAGCTATGATTCTGTGAGCCACAATGTCCCTATTGCAAGTGGGGAAAATCCACTTTGAGCATGTACAGCACGCCCAGATATTCACTTAAATTCTGCACAATTCAACTGGAACCACTGCACCTGCTGCTGACATTAAATAGTGCTGTAAACAGCAAAGGGAAAACTATTTTCTTCAAAGCAACCTCAAGGGTCAGAAACAATAGCAACACAATCCTATATTCAGGAAAAAGCTTATGTTATCTTCCACACCTTCTGAGGAAGCTCATCAGCTTTCCAAGGCAGACTTTGCATTAGGTATCTGGATTAGACTGTGAGTTTTCCCACAACAGCAGGCGATAAAATCAAAGGCTGGGTTAAAGAATTACTGCTGAGAGAAAAGAGTTGTTCTTGAGAACGTCGTAATAAAACAAAtaaggaagcagaaaagcaaagtCAAAATACACTGTAAGAACAGCAGCATTGGCTTGGTAGTTAAACATTGATCCCTGCTATAGGATGTCATGCAAGGAGCAAACAGAGAGgtttgaaacaaaaatctcaCTCACCAGGACATTGGGTCTTCTGTCATGGTCAACTGCATCGAGCAGAGGGCGTTTCTCCCTCAGAGTGTCAATGGTGATGGGCTGGCAGAAGCcaaggctggggcagccagctaaggacacacagctgctcacagggAAAGGTTTCCTAACTGCTCATTCCACCTTGACCATTCAAAGGGATTCAACTGACAAATTAGTCAGCAATGAAAGCAACATCAAAGAcaggttttctttctgtgaggCAAAAAATGATCATCCTACTGCTGATAAATGAGAGACCAAagttcttctgttttgttttcagttctcTCATCTACTTCTGTCTTAGCCAAACCTAATGAATTTTGAGTTTAGAAATGCTTTTCTAAGAGACAATACCTTTCTCAGTTTTGTACTTCAAATAGAGCTTATGTTTAAAACTTGTATATACGTTTTTACAGCTTATGATTTACACCAACTTCAGTGAAAATCTCACTAAAGGAGGAAGTGCAGAAGGGACTTAATGGAAACCTCAGCAAAGCTTATGCAGAAGTTAAGGTTGCCAAGATACAGTTTGAAATTTTGATACAACCATGATATCAATATAATTCAAGTTCTTTGGGCACTTGGTATAAAACCACATTCAAAACATAAATTTGGCACCATACTAGGAACTATCATTACTATTTATTACTGCATTTGTAGGGttgaaatatttgattttcACTTCATCCATAGGCTCCCCTGAACCTGAATAAGGAAAACACTGACAGAaagttgttggttttttaaaactctttttttaaagatactCTTGAGCAATATCAAGAAGGGGTCCTTGTCCAGATACCAGGACACATTTCTCATGATAACGCTTGAACATCCTCAGAGGACTGTGAGACATCATCACTTGATCTTGGGAAATCTGTTTgggatttaaaaacaaaaggagtcTGTTGCATTTCAGAGACGTTGTTTGTACATAGATTCAATTAACAGATGTGACAGATCCCAGGAATTGCATAACAATCagcattttctcctttcacaAATGATGTATTGACAATATGCCAGGAAAAAATACCTTACTGACAAGTTACCACACATCCCCTTTCAGCTTCCAGCTCAATGCAACATGAACAAGCCTTTCTCTCCTGGTTTTATAAAATCACCAAATTCATTTGGATGCAAACAGGGAAAGAGAATCAGAAGTGGTTCCAATTGAGGGCCCTTTGCTAAACTGCAGCTGTGATTTAACTGTACCAGATTACCACCTTCTTTTAGCTCACACATCCCCACCCCTTCAACAGGACAGGGAGTAACCAGTTAAGCCATTATTCTGGAAAGAAGCTCCTGTGAATCACTACTTACCATCTTTCCCAAGAAATACTTTTAGCTTTACTATTGGAAACAACAGTGCCTTCACCAGTTAGTTTTGGACAGCACTTTTTACTTTCAGCAAAGCACCTCAGGGGGCTTaagggaaaagcagccctgatgGACTGAGCAGCTTTGAATGGAAGAGAACACATCTGGCACATCCAACACGCTAATGCAATGAATGGCATTGAGGTGACTCACTGGGACCCCCAGCAGGTGAGACAGCTGCTCAGCCTTCTTCTGGCACAGGCAGTCCCCAGCGTTGGTGACAAAGACCACGGGCACCAGGAACTGTCCCTGAGGGTTGACCAGCTTGCGaaaggctgctctggcagcagggatgggggtcCTGCCTCGCACCAGCACCCCGTCGATGTCAAAGAGGAATCCAAAGGATGGCAgccccctgagctgggaggagggTGAAATCAAAGGGTCGTTAGTTGTGCATGTCTGTACACATATTTAATAGAGTTTACAGCAGCTACAGCCCCCTGAGAACAGACAGCTCCAGTGAGAGCAGGAGAGCTATAACACTGCACATCTTATTGTGCCCTATAGGCACATCTTCATGCTAAAAGCATGTTGACACAAGGAGCACCACAACTCCCTCTGCCTTGTGCATACAGACTCATGAGAGCTATTTTGCCTTACAAATAGTTCCAGACTATTTCAGAAGATAGGGAAAAATTAACTGATGCCAAGAGGTACAAAATACatgctgctctgccagtgagtCACTCTTTAATGGCTTAACCCTCACAGAATACTAACAAAATATGCAAAAGTAAATTTTTCAGCAGTAGGCAGGTCTTGGACACAGCTGCTGTACTTGGCTGCTCCCTTACAAGGTGTTTGTAGTGAAACTGTTCTGTTCCACAAGAGTTTGATTACAGCCAAGGGACTGCTGTGCTCCTACACATGGCTCCAGTCCCAGTTTCACACAGGGCAGGCTAACTGGGAAAGGCAGCACCTCCTCGAACCTAGGTGCTGCTAGAGTTACCAAAATGCATCTCCTTGCCTGCCTTTGAGGCAGTGAGGAgctggacttggtgagccccgGCAAGGAGAGTGAGGAAGGATGAGCTGGGTGGTCAGGGcaaggagcagagacagacagaggAGTGTGAGCAATGAAACTGTCACTGGATCAGGCTGGGAAAGCACGGAACAAAACCTATCATCTAAAGCTCCTCTCTCTCCCGAGCCTGAAGCAGGAACCACGAACCTTGGGATTTATGGTCAGTGATGAAAAGGGAGGGGTTAAGGGCCGAGGCTGAGGGCGGTGGGGGGAACAGGCACAGAAAAGACTGCAGCCatgggagctgggacagcctTTGCTGCcggggctggctcagggcacGCACCCGCAGCCACCGCCTCTCCTgtgcagaaggagaagggcacTTTGCCTACTCGAGCAGCACTTTGTTCCACACCAGTTATTCACACAGCAC from Haemorhous mexicanus isolate bHaeMex1 chromosome 11, bHaeMex1.pri, whole genome shotgun sequence includes:
- the LOC132332134 gene encoding haloacid dehalogenase-like hydrolase domain-containing 5, coding for MRRALPPLRALLGAARPPRLPAPRGMCGPLAGRSGHSALRGLPSFGFLFDIDGVLVRGRTPIPAARAAFRKLVNPQGQFLVPVVFVTNAGDCLCQKKAEQLSHLLGVPISQDQVMMSHSPLRMFKRYHEKCVLVSGQGPLLDIAQDLGFCQPITIDTLREKRPLLDAVDHDRRPNVLSPSAVELPKIEAVVLFGEPVRWETSLQLIIDVLLTSGYPGNPYGQESYRHIPVLACNMDLMWVAEAQSPRFGHGTFMVCLENIYKKITGKDLKYEALMGKPSRLTYQYAEHLIRAQALQRSWEQPIQTLYAVGDNVMTDVYGANLYNRYLQESSGSGPRAPLPAQAAAGTAPARRAQPQQPGPGWESELAAAAAARCSSVLVCTGVYDPHSEVALPGRDSTAENVFHGHRDFGFDPALVEPDHIVPDVDAAVDLVFRLENFAPP